A stretch of Brassica napus cultivar Da-Ae chromosome C6, Da-Ae, whole genome shotgun sequence DNA encodes these proteins:
- the LOC125588626 gene encoding uncharacterized protein LOC125588626 isoform X2 yields the protein MTLRPSFRSRGNPSKAASASRGSDRNQGGSFLISMKEVLDDGGSKPVVETAPTEVVAQDAAPLPEVQVPEADYQAPKGTSEIEPSRHKRPRIDQGGASIRSSSSSSRGGTVGWSFTHSKPGSILDDSWGLAAIMRHLKSVGCPLPALKDLTNRDEYLDIAHCMGQLAGAVNRAQLRFENALCAAPNAGELAEVTEMVKAAKTDLDQARVRISELEAVVTRLGSKADAQQGEIESQKLDIQVKSRRINDLEAARKIAEHQVRELIASSRDSHSQKNKEAEVKLAVREGKKEVAEAYGKILVCVKEKFARKKDEVDASVYAQELQANADLLKDMLNNKIQSVEEEYNQLVALLPEATTAYEKAQVSDFSVSKLPLPQISESSVEAAIGGDGNVIDEGVPAGAGDPIQEEKED from the exons ATGACTCTGCGACCGTCATTCCGTTCTAGGGGTAACCCCTCTAAAGCTGCCAGTGCTTCTCGTGGAAGCGACAGGAACCAAGGAGGATCGTTCCTTATCTCAATGAAGGAAGTTTTGGACGACGGAGGATCCAAACCTGTTGTCGAGACTGCTCCAACTGAGGTTGTAGCTCAGGATGCTGCTCCTCTCCCTGAGGTCCAGGTGCCGGAGGCTGACTACCAGGCTCCGAAGGGTACCTCTGAGATCGAGCCGTCGAGACACAAGAGGCCCAGGATCGATCAGGGCGGGGCTTCCATccgttcttcttcctcgtcctctagaGGAGGGACTGTTGGGTGGAGCTTTACCCATTCGAAGCCTGGGTCGATCCTGGATGACTCTTGGGGCCTAGCTGCGATAATGAGGCACCTGAAGAGCGTGGGATGTCCCCTTCCAGCGCTCAAGGACCTGACTAACCGAGATGAGTATCTCGATATTGCCCACTGTATGGGTCAG TTGGCTGGGGCTGTTAACAGGGCCCAGCTCAGGTTTGAGAATGCTCTGTGTGCTGCCCCCAATGCTGGTGAACTTGCTGAGGTTACCGAGATGGTTAAGGCAGCCAAAACCGATCTTGACCAAGCCCGGGTTCGAATTTCTGAACTCGAAGCCGTAGTGACGAGGCTAGGCTCGAAGGCCGATGCTCAGCAAGGAGAGATCGAGAGTCAAAAGCTCGATATCCAGGTGAAGAGCAGGAGGATCAATGATTTAGAGGCTGCTCGAAAGATAGCTGAGCATCAAGTACGTGAGCTCATTGCCTCATCCCGGGATAGCCATAGCCAGAAGAACAAGGAAGCTGAAGTCAAGCTGGCTGTCAGGGAAGGGAAGAAAGAAGTCGCCGAAGCTTACGGCAAGATCCTGGTCTGTGTTAAGGAGAAGTTTGCTAGGAAGAAAGATGAGGTCGACGCATCGGTGTACGCTCAGGAGCTCCAAGCTAATGCCGACCTCTTGAAGGATATGCTGAACAACAAGATCCAAAGCGTTGAAGAGGAGTACAACCAATTGGTGGCCTTATTACCAGAAGCGACAACTGCGTATGAGAAGGCTCAAGTCTCTGACTTCTCGGTCAGCAAGCTTCCTCTTCCCCAGATCTCGGAGAGTTCAG TCGAGGCAGCAATAGGAGGTGACGGCAATGTGATCGATGAGGGAGTTCCTGCCGGTGCTGGTGATCCGATTcaggaagagaaggaagattga
- the LOC125588626 gene encoding uncharacterized protein LOC125588626 isoform X1 → MTLRPSFRSRGNPSKAASASRGSDRNQGGSFLISMKEVLDDGGSKPVVETAPTEVVAQDAAPLPEVQVPEADYQAPKGTSEIEPSRHKRPRIDQGGASIRSSSSSSRGGTVGWSFTHSKPGSILDDSWGLAAIMRHLKSVGCPLPALKDLTNRDEYLDIAHCMGQLAGAVNRAQLRFENALCAAPNAGELAEVTEMVKAAKTDLDQARVRISELEAVVTRLGSKADAQQGEIESQKLDIQVKSRRINDLEAARKIAEHQVRELIASSRDSHSQKNKEAEVKLAVREGKKEVAEAYGKILVCVKEKFARKKDEVDASVYAQELQANADLLKDMLNNKIQSVEEEYNQLVALLPEATTAYEKAQVSDFSVSKLPLPQISESSAPVEAAIGGDGNVIDEGVPAGAGDPIQEEKED, encoded by the exons ATGACTCTGCGACCGTCATTCCGTTCTAGGGGTAACCCCTCTAAAGCTGCCAGTGCTTCTCGTGGAAGCGACAGGAACCAAGGAGGATCGTTCCTTATCTCAATGAAGGAAGTTTTGGACGACGGAGGATCCAAACCTGTTGTCGAGACTGCTCCAACTGAGGTTGTAGCTCAGGATGCTGCTCCTCTCCCTGAGGTCCAGGTGCCGGAGGCTGACTACCAGGCTCCGAAGGGTACCTCTGAGATCGAGCCGTCGAGACACAAGAGGCCCAGGATCGATCAGGGCGGGGCTTCCATccgttcttcttcctcgtcctctagaGGAGGGACTGTTGGGTGGAGCTTTACCCATTCGAAGCCTGGGTCGATCCTGGATGACTCTTGGGGCCTAGCTGCGATAATGAGGCACCTGAAGAGCGTGGGATGTCCCCTTCCAGCGCTCAAGGACCTGACTAACCGAGATGAGTATCTCGATATTGCCCACTGTATGGGTCAG TTGGCTGGGGCTGTTAACAGGGCCCAGCTCAGGTTTGAGAATGCTCTGTGTGCTGCCCCCAATGCTGGTGAACTTGCTGAGGTTACCGAGATGGTTAAGGCAGCCAAAACCGATCTTGACCAAGCCCGGGTTCGAATTTCTGAACTCGAAGCCGTAGTGACGAGGCTAGGCTCGAAGGCCGATGCTCAGCAAGGAGAGATCGAGAGTCAAAAGCTCGATATCCAGGTGAAGAGCAGGAGGATCAATGATTTAGAGGCTGCTCGAAAGATAGCTGAGCATCAAGTACGTGAGCTCATTGCCTCATCCCGGGATAGCCATAGCCAGAAGAACAAGGAAGCTGAAGTCAAGCTGGCTGTCAGGGAAGGGAAGAAAGAAGTCGCCGAAGCTTACGGCAAGATCCTGGTCTGTGTTAAGGAGAAGTTTGCTAGGAAGAAAGATGAGGTCGACGCATCGGTGTACGCTCAGGAGCTCCAAGCTAATGCCGACCTCTTGAAGGATATGCTGAACAACAAGATCCAAAGCGTTGAAGAGGAGTACAACCAATTGGTGGCCTTATTACCAGAAGCGACAACTGCGTATGAGAAGGCTCAAGTCTCTGACTTCTCGGTCAGCAAGCTTCCTCTTCCCCAGATCTCGGAGAGTTCAG CTCCAGTCGAGGCAGCAATAGGAGGTGACGGCAATGTGATCGATGAGGGAGTTCCTGCCGGTGCTGGTGATCCGATTcaggaagagaaggaagattga